In Armatimonadota bacterium, a single genomic region encodes these proteins:
- a CDS encoding lipopolysaccharide biosynthesis protein, translated as MTLSSSNRASAAVLLMSSKSVAIVLQLAFIPVCFKILGKDGNGFALWVMSVRSMMQLIDLDLPQGIRHIMMANARTDENRFWRSFQTGLTMNGCVGIVGGLLLGLGWSLLDGPQYDQFRSIMPVMFGLAALQMIVDSIGSTFSHPFYAKEEFAQLSISGAVAPSIALVFNFILVLVTRSPVAMLMAGVFESLLTMSITLYLFKKRFGLEHLRPGFDLTVATDVLRVGLKSYPGNISGRVAGTVDRVILGSVAGMDLLTIYNIATKIPQSLAQIVGSATSMMVPEMVHAAQNEPETFRHILRRNVSFFSVLYACAMVVSSGFAVVILKAWLRIDYPGFAELSILLAIYYALEMNFSTITTAFYAFKQAHLLFPFALWNAIVTVAATGPMSKKYGLMGLGWMNAFIDVVQIVPIHWLLTRTVVRDDSMWWYIRRLVSAIGAATVIAVGISWALRAVPVGREAAAFVVLMPVSSLGAFVVATRLRLVELPNSVREKLARRKLAVKLFGSSVLERPEDNLS; from the coding sequence ATGACATTGAGTTCGTCCAACCGTGCGTCAGCGGCCGTGCTTCTGATGAGTTCGAAGTCGGTTGCGATCGTCTTGCAATTGGCGTTTATTCCTGTTTGTTTCAAGATTCTTGGTAAAGACGGAAACGGCTTCGCACTCTGGGTAATGAGTGTGAGGTCCATGATGCAGCTCATCGATCTAGACCTTCCGCAAGGTATTCGTCACATTATGATGGCGAATGCCCGGACAGATGAAAATCGCTTTTGGCGAAGTTTCCAGACCGGACTGACGATGAATGGTTGCGTCGGAATTGTTGGTGGCTTGCTATTGGGATTGGGATGGAGTCTTTTGGATGGGCCCCAGTACGACCAGTTCCGATCCATCATGCCGGTCATGTTCGGTTTGGCAGCCCTCCAGATGATCGTCGATTCGATTGGTTCCACGTTTTCACATCCTTTTTACGCAAAAGAAGAGTTTGCCCAGTTATCGATTAGTGGTGCGGTCGCGCCGAGCATCGCTTTGGTGTTTAACTTCATCCTCGTATTGGTGACTCGAAGTCCGGTCGCGATGTTGATGGCGGGGGTTTTCGAATCTCTACTCACAATGTCCATTACTCTTTACCTGTTCAAAAAGCGTTTTGGACTCGAACATCTTCGACCGGGCTTCGACCTCACTGTCGCAACTGACGTTTTACGCGTCGGTTTGAAAAGCTATCCCGGCAATATCTCCGGGAGAGTTGCTGGCACGGTTGATCGCGTCATCCTGGGGAGTGTGGCTGGGATGGATCTCCTCACAATCTATAACATCGCCACCAAGATCCCCCAGAGCTTGGCCCAAATCGTTGGTAGTGCAACCAGCATGATGGTTCCTGAGATGGTCCATGCCGCTCAAAATGAGCCAGAGACATTCCGCCACATCCTGCGTCGCAATGTTTCGTTTTTCTCCGTGCTGTACGCCTGCGCGATGGTCGTGTCTAGCGGATTCGCGGTTGTCATTCTCAAAGCATGGTTAAGAATTGACTATCCTGGATTTGCTGAATTAAGCATCTTGTTGGCGATTTACTACGCGCTGGAAATGAACTTCAGCACGATTACGACAGCGTTCTATGCTTTCAAACAAGCGCACTTGTTGTTTCCCTTCGCGCTGTGGAACGCGATTGTGACCGTAGCCGCTACAGGTCCGATGTCCAAGAAGTACGGGCTGATGGGATTGGGTTGGATGAACGCCTTCATCGACGTCGTTCAAATCGTCCCGATCCACTGGCTCCTAACCCGTACCGTCGTCCGTGATGACTCGATGTGGTGGTACATCCGTCGCCTGGTTTCGGCGATTGGGGCGGCGACTGTTATTGCGGTCGGAATCTCCTGGGCGCTTCGAGCTGTTCCAGTCGGGCGCGAAGCTGCGGCATTTGTAGTTCTGATGCCGGTGTCGAGCTTGGGAGCATTCGTTGTCGCAACTAGGCTCCGATTGGTCGAGTTACCGAATAGCGTTCGCGAAAAACTTGCCAGGCGCAAGTTGGCGGTCAAGCTCTTTGGCTCATCGGTTTTGGAACGTCCTGAGGACAATCTCAGCTGA
- a CDS encoding glycosyltransferase family 1 protein: MRLGLQATNIFFEGSKHAGVSRSSLQLLEAILRRTEHEYVVFVRPDAPIAEHWLAMPHVKVVRASKRNRTWHLIGRDLEPLRHNLKAWFSVSGYVPRTPGVVTATLIHDIFFHSFADTYTEEDRVIHQKMYANSARHASVVFSNSHHTAEQFSNHFRYPLDRVVPLPFGVGQPPRIGENLSPLSAEDREGLGLPAGKFILSVSTLEPRKNFPRLLRAFSAVANSPALAGINLAVAGGKGWKTTEIFDEITRSGLSERVVFLGYVEDESLVKLYRSAEFAVTASLEEGFGIPVLEAMTYGCPICSSNTGALQEVGGDLPVYFNPTDEADIAEALIKAASRQNRPELIARGLERSTEFGWDKSAEIVLRTFQNR; the protein is encoded by the coding sequence ATGAGACTCGGACTTCAAGCGACTAATATCTTCTTTGAAGGCAGCAAACACGCCGGAGTGTCCCGAAGTAGCCTGCAACTACTAGAAGCTATCCTACGCCGCACCGAGCACGAGTACGTGGTCTTCGTTCGACCGGATGCACCGATCGCTGAGCATTGGCTGGCGATGCCACATGTCAAGGTCGTACGTGCTTCGAAGCGAAATCGCACCTGGCACTTGATCGGGCGTGATCTGGAGCCCTTGCGTCACAACCTGAAGGCGTGGTTCTCGGTCAGCGGCTACGTTCCTCGCACTCCTGGAGTTGTGACTGCGACATTGATACACGACATCTTTTTTCACTCTTTTGCGGACACATATACCGAAGAAGACCGCGTGATCCATCAAAAAATGTACGCCAACTCGGCCCGACATGCTTCGGTTGTGTTCTCCAACAGCCACCATACTGCTGAGCAATTCTCAAATCACTTTCGGTATCCGCTCGATCGAGTCGTGCCTCTGCCATTCGGGGTTGGTCAACCACCCAGAATCGGTGAGAACCTCTCGCCTTTGTCCGCTGAGGATCGTGAGGGGCTAGGGTTGCCTGCTGGCAAGTTCATTCTATCTGTGAGCACACTGGAACCTCGAAAGAATTTCCCCCGCCTGCTTCGCGCGTTCAGTGCAGTCGCAAATAGCCCTGCTCTTGCGGGAATCAACCTCGCCGTCGCCGGCGGAAAAGGTTGGAAAACTACCGAAATCTTTGACGAAATCACCCGGAGTGGGCTCTCTGAACGAGTCGTGTTCCTGGGTTACGTCGAGGATGAGAGCCTCGTGAAGCTCTATCGCTCAGCAGAGTTTGCCGTAACTGCGAGCTTAGAGGAAGGCTTTGGGATCCCTGTTCTCGAGGCCATGACTTACGGCTGCCCAATTTGCAGCAGTAACACCGGAGCCCTCCAAGAGGTGGGCGGTGACCTGCCAGTTTACTTCAACCCCACCGATGAAGCAGACATTGCCGAAGCCCTCATCAAGGCCGCCTCTCGACAGAATCGTCCCGAACTGATCGCTCGCGGTTTGGAAAGGTCAACGGAGTTCGGCTGGGACAAGTCAGCTGAGATTGTCCTCAGGACGTTCCAAAACCGATGA
- a CDS encoding glycosyltransferase family 4 protein, which yields MNNFSSVVIVVEGGGPTGGAERVAFETVELLSSHGIPVHIVSSAPEIEPSYLALPGVTGVALNLPVVWEKFFSKNRILSYPLRSGDTSLLPLFRSALDGLDPLCTVVHVHGFHTHFSHLIVSSALNQGFRTHLHSHDYGLVCPNTTFFNFPENRICTLSPLSNECKASPCMDQFDQNLKQFRFRRAESAFYKHRLADRLTSIICPSPFTRTILAKTIGDLPKLRVLRCPVEPASTKQLDPASRTRYIWIGRLTPGKDPDVALRAADEAGVKLTLVGDGPMRAELEKQFSNHEFVGWRSPDDVTIIQQTARCLIMNAGWYETASLVVLECLAAGIPCVIGDHSAATSWVTNGDNGLTFNVQTAGSLTAALEKTKDDGLIRRLGENAFKRYWQDPCSRENYLRDLLEVYNLQ from the coding sequence ATGAACAATTTCTCTAGTGTAGTAATCGTGGTCGAAGGCGGCGGCCCAACCGGAGGTGCGGAGCGCGTCGCGTTTGAGACCGTCGAGCTTCTGAGTTCGCACGGAATCCCTGTTCACATCGTCTCTTCAGCACCCGAGATCGAACCTAGCTACCTCGCGCTTCCGGGAGTCACGGGGGTCGCCCTAAACCTGCCCGTCGTCTGGGAGAAGTTCTTTAGTAAGAACAGAATTCTCAGTTACCCGCTTCGCTCAGGAGACACCTCCCTACTTCCCCTTTTCCGCTCAGCTCTCGACGGATTAGACCCTCTGTGCACGGTTGTCCACGTTCACGGTTTCCACACTCACTTTTCACATTTGATTGTTTCCTCAGCACTTAATCAGGGCTTCCGCACACATCTCCACAGTCACGACTACGGGCTAGTGTGTCCAAACACCACGTTTTTTAACTTCCCCGAAAATCGTATCTGCACCCTTTCACCGCTCTCTAACGAGTGTAAGGCGAGTCCTTGTATGGACCAATTCGACCAGAATCTCAAGCAGTTTCGATTCAGAAGAGCCGAGTCGGCTTTCTACAAGCATCGCCTGGCAGACCGCCTCACTTCAATCATCTGCCCCTCACCATTCACGCGAACGATTCTTGCCAAGACGATCGGCGATCTGCCGAAACTGAGAGTTCTTCGTTGTCCCGTCGAACCCGCATCAACGAAACAACTCGATCCGGCAAGCAGGACCAGATACATTTGGATCGGCAGACTTACTCCTGGGAAGGACCCCGATGTAGCTCTCCGAGCGGCTGATGAAGCTGGAGTCAAGCTGACACTTGTGGGCGACGGTCCGATGAGAGCAGAGCTCGAGAAACAGTTTTCAAACCATGAGTTCGTTGGCTGGCGATCTCCGGATGATGTGACAATCATTCAACAAACCGCGCGCTGCCTGATTATGAATGCCGGATGGTACGAAACCGCCTCGCTTGTTGTGCTGGAGTGCCTCGCCGCGGGTATCCCTTGTGTGATCGGCGACCACAGTGCCGCGACTTCCTGGGTGACTAACGGTGATAACGGCCTAACATTCAACGTCCAGACCGCCGGATCTCTAACGGCTGCGCTCGAGAAGACAAAAGACGACGGACTCATTCGAAGGCTTGGCGAAAATGCCTTCAAGCGTTACTGGCAAGACCCTTGTTCACGAGAGAACTACTTGCGCGATCTATTAGAGGTTTACAATCTGCAATGA